One genomic region from Conexibacter woesei DSM 14684 encodes:
- a CDS encoding prealbumin-like fold domain-containing protein has protein sequence MGVAAIIAAIVSVSGGSAGAQQVGPSEPDGRGTDVFVTIAARECDEYTDIRANLARNNIMESLQDLGDDTLYSSGDQIDPRTEQAGQPACRPLVGWRFTFGSSYQTRAVTGVWGALSKVLNPDDMSIVTQGSVPARGYQGETIAGQRIAAATTIELSADQLSRSPGNALWLQGGEPEDPVLYQDPRFAGRYGFGALRCAIDDLNGDNVETVQFPSGVRHVFCYAYYVTPPPSSGTIVIRKEVRGANATSETFGYGGNISYNAGGAFDLTAGPDRPDSITFFRAETRAGDPPWTAVENVPAGWALTGIECSNGASVVATDLAARRVSIQLAAGDTVTCTYVNRPQPVRAGLLVRKITEGGVGSFDFRVRDANGGRTIGSRAIRTTREGVPAGSGPLTIQPGRYELSERLPVSPLGVWRRVGASCNDSNFGAEEAVLGAVESGSGTICTFTNRLVMPGKITLRKETLGGTGTAAFVVSPYEDPTIQRRQLATTSRQGQAVRARGQSLDDLPFGRYVIQESAARTQDRGDWSLLAVVCDRRLVPFSQGRAVVRLTRTDPETDCRFVNVRHPTPRPPGPGPGPGPDPVDPPGPDPVPGGDRSDLTVEKRLVSTTPGLQPVDTWRVTVSNEGSVSAANVAVGDQIIGAARFLTARTAGGSCSVQARVLYCSLGGLRAGADTTVTVRVLRTDQRTWTNVATVGSGSPEAATGDNTARVRVEGARRSNPGACAAAGPLATIAC, from the coding sequence TTGGGCGTCGCGGCGATCATCGCGGCGATCGTGTCGGTGAGTGGCGGGTCGGCGGGCGCGCAGCAGGTCGGGCCGAGCGAGCCGGACGGCAGAGGGACGGACGTGTTCGTGACGATCGCCGCGCGGGAGTGCGACGAGTACACGGACATCCGCGCGAACCTCGCCCGCAACAACATCATGGAGTCGTTGCAGGACCTCGGCGACGACACGCTCTACTCCTCCGGCGACCAGATCGATCCGCGCACCGAGCAGGCGGGGCAGCCGGCCTGCCGGCCGCTCGTCGGCTGGCGTTTCACGTTTGGCTCCAGCTACCAGACGAGAGCGGTGACGGGCGTGTGGGGCGCGCTGTCGAAGGTGCTGAACCCCGACGACATGTCGATCGTGACGCAGGGGTCGGTGCCGGCGCGCGGCTATCAGGGCGAGACGATCGCGGGGCAGCGGATCGCCGCGGCGACGACGATCGAGCTGTCCGCGGACCAGCTGTCGCGCAGCCCCGGCAACGCGCTGTGGCTCCAGGGCGGCGAGCCGGAGGACCCGGTGCTCTACCAGGATCCGAGATTCGCGGGCAGATACGGCTTCGGCGCGTTGCGGTGCGCGATCGACGACCTCAACGGCGACAACGTCGAGACGGTCCAGTTCCCCTCCGGCGTGCGGCATGTCTTCTGTTACGCGTACTACGTGACGCCGCCGCCGAGCAGTGGCACGATCGTGATCCGCAAGGAGGTCCGCGGCGCGAACGCGACGTCGGAGACGTTCGGTTACGGCGGCAACATCTCCTACAACGCCGGGGGCGCGTTCGACCTCACCGCGGGCCCGGACCGGCCCGACAGCATCACCTTCTTCCGCGCCGAGACGCGGGCCGGCGATCCGCCGTGGACGGCGGTCGAGAACGTGCCGGCCGGCTGGGCGCTCACCGGCATCGAGTGCAGCAACGGCGCGAGCGTCGTCGCGACCGACCTCGCTGCCCGGCGCGTGTCGATCCAGTTGGCGGCCGGCGACACGGTGACGTGCACGTACGTCAACCGGCCGCAGCCCGTCAGAGCCGGCCTGCTCGTGCGCAAGATCACCGAGGGCGGGGTCGGCAGCTTCGACTTCCGCGTCCGCGACGCGAACGGTGGGCGCACGATCGGCTCGCGTGCGATCCGCACGACCCGGGAAGGCGTGCCGGCCGGCAGCGGCCCGTTGACGATCCAGCCCGGCCGGTACGAGCTCAGCGAGCGGCTGCCGGTCAGCCCGCTCGGCGTCTGGCGCCGCGTCGGCGCCAGCTGCAACGACAGCAACTTCGGCGCCGAGGAGGCCGTCCTCGGGGCGGTCGAGAGCGGCAGCGGCACGATCTGCACGTTCACCAACCGGCTCGTGATGCCCGGGAAGATCACGCTCAGAAAGGAGACGCTCGGCGGCACCGGCACCGCCGCGTTCGTCGTCTCCCCGTACGAGGACCCGACGATCCAGCGCCGTCAGCTCGCGACGACGAGCAGACAGGGGCAGGCCGTTCGCGCCCGCGGCCAGTCGCTCGACGACCTGCCGTTCGGCCGCTACGTCATACAGGAGTCCGCGGCGCGCACGCAGGACAGAGGCGACTGGTCGCTGCTCGCCGTCGTGTGCGACAGAAGGCTCGTGCCGTTCAGCCAGGGTCGTGCGGTCGTGCGGCTGACGCGCACCGACCCCGAGACCGACTGCCGCTTCGTCAACGTGCGCCACCCCACGCCCAGACCACCCGGACCCGGACCTGGACCTGGACCCGATCCCGTCGACCCGCCAGGTCCCGATCCGGTCCCCGGCGGCGACAGATCCGACCTCACGGTCGAGAAGCGCCTCGTCTCGACGACCCCCGGCCTGCAGCCGGTCGACACGTGGCGGGTCACCGTGTCCAACGAAGGAAGCGTCTCCGCCGCGAACGTCGCCGTGGGCGACCAGATCATCGGCGCCGCGAGATTCCTCACCGCCCGCACCGCCGGCGGCAGCTGCAGCGTCCAGGCCCGCGTCCTCTACTGCTCGCTCGGCGGCCTGCGTGCCGGTGCCGACACGACGGTCACCGTCCGCGTGCTGCGCACCGACCAGCGCACCTGGACGAACGTCGCGACGGTCGGATCCGGCAGCCCGGAGGCGGCGACGGGCGACAACACTGCGCGGGTGCGCGTCGAAGGCGCCCGTCGATCCAACCCTGGCGCGTGCGCGGCCGCAGGGCCGCTCGCCACGATCGCCTGCTGA
- a CDS encoding alkyl/aryl-sulfatase has product MAEKDLRQDATAATRAANEAMAAGLPFEDRRDFEEAAKGLVAPLPNGGVVRGRDGGALWDLSRFDFIHDDAPAPETVNPSLWRQMQLTVQGGLYEVVPGLYQVRTLDLSNITFVEGDTGVIAFDPLISAETAAAALELYYAHRPRRPIVAVVYSHSHVDHFGGIRGIVDEADVRAGRVRIVAPEGFLEAAVAENVLAGNVMSRRSSYMYGNLLPADPKGQVGAGLGVTTSSGSVTLIPPTHTVSQTGERMTIDGLEFEFMMAPDSEAPAEMHWFIDRFKALTAAENCCHTLHNTYTIRGAKIRDPLAWSKYLEQTVELWGDRVEVMYGMHHWPAWGRERVLELLGMGRDGYRFINDETLRLANHGFGPVEIAEQVEFPPRLSRHWAMRGYYGSLNHNVKATYVNYLGWFDGNPATLHTLPPVEAGRRYVEFMGGADAVLSRARGAFELGDYRWVVEVVNHLVFADPANQAARDLQAAALEQLGYQSESGPWRNFYLTAAKELREGVRQLPTPSTASADSVRAMSLDLFVDYLGVRLNGAKAGDREITIACRFPDVRAEWTLLVRNGALSQRHGIAADADATLTLNRTDLDAIVLRTTTLPALLEAGTVTLDGNADAVHDFLGLLDDFEFWFDIVTP; this is encoded by the coding sequence ATGGCTGAGAAGGATCTGCGTCAGGACGCGACGGCGGCGACGCGCGCGGCGAACGAGGCGATGGCGGCGGGCCTCCCGTTCGAGGACCGCCGCGACTTCGAGGAGGCGGCGAAGGGTCTGGTCGCGCCGCTGCCGAACGGGGGCGTCGTCCGCGGGAGAGATGGCGGCGCGTTGTGGGACCTGTCGCGGTTCGACTTCATCCACGACGACGCACCGGCGCCGGAGACCGTCAACCCGAGCCTCTGGCGACAGATGCAGCTGACCGTGCAGGGCGGGCTGTACGAGGTCGTGCCCGGGCTCTACCAGGTACGAACGCTCGACCTCTCGAACATCACGTTCGTCGAGGGCGACACGGGCGTGATCGCGTTCGACCCGCTGATCTCGGCCGAGACAGCCGCCGCCGCGTTGGAGCTGTACTACGCCCACCGGCCGCGCAGACCGATCGTCGCGGTCGTCTACTCGCACAGCCACGTCGATCACTTCGGCGGCATCCGAGGGATCGTCGACGAGGCCGACGTGAGAGCGGGCAGAGTGAGAATCGTCGCGCCGGAGGGGTTCCTGGAGGCGGCGGTCGCGGAGAACGTGCTCGCGGGCAACGTGATGAGCCGGCGCTCCAGCTACATGTACGGCAACCTGCTGCCGGCCGATCCGAAGGGCCAGGTCGGCGCCGGGCTGGGCGTGACGACCTCGTCGGGGTCGGTGACGCTGATCCCGCCGACGCACACGGTCTCGCAGACCGGCGAGCGGATGACGATCGACGGCCTGGAGTTCGAGTTCATGATGGCGCCCGACAGCGAGGCGCCGGCTGAGATGCACTGGTTCATCGACCGCTTCAAGGCGCTGACGGCGGCGGAGAACTGCTGCCACACGCTGCACAACACCTACACGATCCGCGGCGCGAAGATCCGCGATCCGCTCGCGTGGTCGAAGTACCTGGAGCAGACGGTCGAGCTGTGGGGCGATCGCGTCGAGGTGATGTACGGCATGCACCACTGGCCGGCGTGGGGCCGCGAGCGGGTGCTGGAGCTGCTGGGCATGGGCCGCGACGGCTACCGCTTCATCAACGACGAGACGCTGCGGCTGGCCAACCACGGCTTCGGCCCCGTGGAGATCGCCGAGCAGGTCGAGTTCCCGCCGAGACTGAGCAGACATTGGGCGATGCGCGGCTACTACGGCTCGCTCAACCACAACGTCAAGGCGACGTACGTCAACTACCTCGGGTGGTTCGACGGCAACCCTGCCACCCTCCACACGCTCCCGCCCGTCGAGGCGGGCAGACGTTACGTCGAGTTCATGGGCGGCGCCGACGCCGTGCTGAGCAGAGCGAGAGGCGCCTTCGAGCTGGGCGACTACCGCTGGGTCGTCGAGGTCGTCAACCACCTCGTCTTCGCCGACCCCGCCAACCAGGCTGCGCGCGACCTGCAGGCGGCGGCGCTGGAGCAGCTCGGCTACCAGTCGGAGTCCGGCCCCTGGCGCAACTTCTACCTGACCGCCGCCAAGGAGCTGCGCGAAGGGGTCAGACAGCTCCCGACCCCGAGCACCGCGTCCGCGGACTCGGTGCGGGCGATGAGCCTCGACCTGTTCGTCGACTACCTCGGGGTGCGGCTCAACGGCGCCAAGGCCGGCGACCGCGAGATCACGATCGCCTGCCGCTTCCCCGACGTCAGAGCGGAGTGGACGCTGCTGGTCCGCAACGGCGCGCTCAGCCAACGCCACGGGATCGCCGCCGACGCGGACGCGACGCTGACGCTGAACCGCACCGACCTCGACGCGATCGTGCTCAGAACGACGACGCTCCCAGCGCTGCTGGAGGCGGGAACGGTCACGCTCGACGGGAACGCCGACGCCGTCCACGACTTCCTCGGCCTGCTGGACGACTTCGAGTTCTGGTTCGACATCGTCACGCCGTGA
- a CDS encoding NAD(P)H-binding protein, producing the protein MILITAPTSTIGSQLVTDLLEAGAPLRLIARRPEQIAPEVRERVDVVVGSHGDAAVIDRALNGVETVFWLSPNLPDSVAVNDSFAGFARPAVEALARHSVERVVGISALGRGTPQAARAGHVTATLALDDLIASSGVAYRALTCPSLMHNLLNHVGAIKQQGAFFMAADADLQVPTVASRDVAAAAARLLLDPSWTGAGEVPCLGPEDLSPNDWARVVSDVLGTEVRYQQVPTAALIERLVGFGYTDAMAQAMADMFDAKNDGLDNAEPRTAASTTPTTFRQWCEDVLEPAVHRVTA; encoded by the coding sequence GTGATCCTGATCACCGCTCCCACCAGCACCATCGGCAGCCAGCTCGTCACCGACCTGCTGGAGGCCGGCGCGCCGCTGCGCCTGATCGCCCGCCGCCCCGAGCAGATCGCGCCCGAGGTCCGCGAACGCGTCGACGTGGTCGTGGGCTCGCACGGCGACGCCGCCGTGATCGACCGGGCCCTGAACGGCGTCGAGACCGTCTTCTGGCTGTCGCCCAACCTGCCGGACTCCGTGGCGGTCAACGACAGCTTCGCCGGCTTCGCGCGCCCCGCCGTCGAGGCGCTCGCCCGCCACAGCGTCGAGCGCGTCGTCGGCATCTCGGCGCTCGGCCGCGGCACCCCGCAGGCCGCCCGCGCAGGCCACGTGACCGCCACGCTCGCGCTCGACGATCTGATCGCGTCCTCCGGCGTCGCCTACCGCGCCCTCACCTGCCCGTCGCTGATGCACAACCTGCTCAACCACGTCGGCGCGATCAAGCAGCAGGGCGCATTCTTCATGGCCGCCGACGCGGACCTCCAGGTCCCGACCGTCGCCTCCCGCGACGTCGCCGCCGCCGCGGCGCGACTCCTGCTCGACCCGTCATGGACCGGCGCGGGCGAGGTGCCCTGTCTCGGCCCGGAGGATCTGTCGCCCAACGACTGGGCGCGGGTCGTCTCCGACGTCCTCGGCACCGAGGTGCGCTACCAGCAGGTCCCGACCGCGGCGCTGATTGAGCGGCTCGTCGGCTTCGGCTACACGGACGCGATGGCGCAGGCGATGGCCGACATGTTCGACGCCAAGAACGACGGCCTCGACAACGCCGAGCCGCGCACCGCCGCCTCGACGACCCCCACGACCTTCCGGCAGTGGTGCGAGGACGTCCTCGAGCCCGCCGTCCATCGCGTCACGGCGTGA